In a single window of the Candidatus Eisenbacteria bacterium genome:
- a CDS encoding YbjN domain-containing protein: MRKRSFPKSLLLVVPFLVMAAHAAEASDPSVPLSEEEVTLDKIKTFFDAAFLKAEFDSDGDLKIDDEGLISYIKIDAEKKLITYFSPWAMKASIPDLKKLEFINDLNDGLVLARFCMPRSTTLWCDYQLLYDGGITPYTIISNYRLFAKVVKGAIITKDTDNIVGSD, translated from the coding sequence GTGCGGAAAAGAAGTTTCCCGAAGAGCCTGCTCCTCGTCGTGCCGTTTCTCGTCATGGCCGCCCACGCGGCGGAAGCCTCGGATCCCTCCGTCCCCTTGAGCGAGGAGGAGGTCACCCTGGACAAGATCAAGACGTTTTTCGACGCGGCGTTCTTGAAGGCGGAGTTCGACTCGGACGGAGATCTGAAGATCGATGACGAGGGATTGATCTCTTACATCAAGATCGACGCGGAGAAGAAACTGATCACCTATTTTTCTCCGTGGGCGATGAAGGCCAGCATCCCGGATCTCAAGAAACTGGAGTTCATCAACGATCTGAATGACGGCCTGGTCCTGGCCCGCTTCTGCATGCCCCGATCGACGACTCTCTGGTGCGATTATCAGCTGCTCTACGACGGGGGCATCACGCCTTACACGATCATCAGCAACTACCGGCTTTTCGCGAAGGTCGTCAAGGGGGCCATCATCACCAAGGACACGGACAACATCGTCGGATCGGACTGA
- a CDS encoding histone deacetylase family protein has protein sequence MFRIRRIYDANNPTNAKAVDRVQQILRDQFPTLHPDDVDKLPEQLKNPMKYRFRSILFIADSGKGEITGFALLLHAPDLDFCFLDYISAAKHLTGRGVGGALYERVREEAVLLKAKGLFFECLPDDPLLCKDPVLLKQNRARLRFYEKYGATPMIGTRYETPIGEGDDGPPYLVVDGLGKERKFKRDEMRRIVEAVLERKYRDVCDEEYVGMVLGSITDDPVRFRPSKYAPPALAEKAKPPLPADRLIVLVFNHQHAIHHVQERGYVESPVRVRAILSSLDKTGLFRSVPPRRFAEHNITAVHDRGFYDYLRKVCASIPEKESVYPYVFPIRNNTRPPKELPMRAGYYCIDTFTPLNKNAYLAARAAVDCALTAAKAVLDGSYLAYALVRPPGHHAERDVFGGFCYFNSTAIAADYLSRHGKVAILDIDYHHGNGQQSIFYNRSDVLTVSLHGHPRHAYPFFSGFEEEKGEGGGEGFNVNYPLPENLSNEKYVAMLKKALQVIRRFEPGFLVVALGLDTARGDPTGSLSLDAEDFHTIGGMIGELPYSTLFVQEGGYKTRTIGKNARSFFRGVWEESFTM, from the coding sequence ATGTTCCGCATACGACGGATCTACGACGCCAACAACCCGACGAACGCGAAGGCGGTCGACCGGGTCCAGCAGATCCTCCGCGACCAATTTCCGACGCTGCATCCCGACGACGTGGACAAGCTCCCCGAGCAGCTGAAGAACCCCATGAAATACCGTTTCCGATCCATCCTCTTCATCGCGGACAGCGGTAAAGGGGAGATCACCGGCTTCGCCCTTCTCCTGCACGCGCCCGATCTGGACTTCTGTTTCCTCGACTACATTTCCGCCGCCAAGCACCTGACCGGCCGGGGGGTCGGGGGCGCTCTCTACGAGCGCGTCCGCGAAGAAGCCGTCCTTCTGAAAGCGAAGGGTCTCTTCTTCGAATGTCTTCCGGACGATCCCCTTCTCTGCAAGGACCCCGTGCTGTTGAAGCAGAACCGGGCCCGGCTGAGGTTCTACGAGAAATACGGCGCCACGCCGATGATCGGCACCCGGTACGAAACCCCGATCGGCGAGGGGGATGACGGCCCCCCCTATCTCGTCGTGGACGGTCTCGGCAAGGAGAGAAAATTCAAAAGAGACGAGATGCGGCGGATCGTCGAAGCCGTTCTGGAGCGGAAGTATCGCGACGTCTGCGACGAGGAATATGTCGGCATGGTTCTCGGTTCGATCACCGACGACCCCGTCCGTTTCCGGCCGTCGAAATACGCCCCGCCCGCCCTCGCCGAGAAAGCGAAGCCGCCCCTCCCCGCCGACAGGCTCATCGTGCTGGTGTTCAATCACCAGCACGCCATCCATCACGTGCAGGAGAGGGGCTACGTGGAATCGCCCGTCCGCGTGCGCGCCATTCTGTCGTCCCTCGACAAGACCGGTCTCTTCCGGAGCGTTCCGCCCAGGCGTTTCGCCGAGCACAACATCACCGCCGTGCACGACCGCGGGTTCTACGACTATCTGCGAAAAGTGTGCGCCTCCATCCCGGAGAAAGAGTCGGTTTACCCCTACGTGTTTCCGATTCGAAACAATACCCGTCCGCCCAAGGAGCTTCCCATGCGTGCGGGCTACTACTGCATCGACACCTTCACGCCGCTCAACAAGAACGCCTATCTCGCGGCGCGCGCGGCGGTGGACTGCGCCCTCACGGCGGCCAAGGCGGTCCTCGACGGTTCGTACCTCGCCTACGCCCTGGTGCGGCCGCCGGGCCATCACGCGGAACGCGACGTGTTCGGCGGGTTCTGCTATTTCAATTCCACCGCGATCGCCGCCGACTACCTGAGCCGTCACGGTAAAGTCGCCATTCTCGACATCGATTATCACCACGGCAACGGCCAACAGAGCATCTTCTACAACCGGAGCGACGTGTTGACGGTCTCCTTGCACGGACATCCGCGGCACGCCTATCCGTTCTTCAGCGGATTCGAGGAGGAAAAAGGAGAGGGCGGGGGCGAAGGATTCAACGTGAACTACCCCCTCCCCGAGAATCTGTCGAACGAGAAGTACGTCGCCATGCTGAAAAAAGCGCTCCAGGTGATTCGCAGGTTCGAGCCGGGATTTCTTGTCGTCGCCCTCGGTCTCGACACCGCCCGCGGTGACCCCACCGGATCGTTGTCGCTGGACGCCGAGGATTTCCACACCATCGGCGGGATGATCGGCGAACTCCCCTACTCCACCCTTTTCGTGCAGGAAGGGGGATACAAGACGAGGACGATCGGCAAGAACGCCCGGTCCTTCTTTCGCGGCGTTTGGGAAGAATCCTTCACGATGTGA
- a CDS encoding alcohol dehydrogenase catalytic domain-containing protein — protein MKKTMRALVFDNERDDWEGSKGLRLEDVPRPVLQEREDPADAEQVVVRPIFAGFCGSDRSIWHRRAFGESILHSLEAEGKTKRVIGHEMLGEIVDVGTLAARKYGYRPRDIVSTESHIICGKCFHCRTGETHICSDDIIIGISRDGCFAEQIKLPAQTLWPTDTRRIRPEVGALQEPFGNAVHVSTKTDLNGKSVAVFGCGTIGLFTILIAHALGASRVIGVEPDKTHREMALTLGADDVLSFEPASGPDSWKADPEVVAELKRMCPPEGPDVCIEMAGPNGSVNNALRSVRRGGEVILFGLKAGDFTIQRLDRTIMDGVTIHTVIGRRIFQTWYITKGLLESKNNRIQERIWEIILREGDGTVVDLAGFEPDAFEKKIDGNPKILLKI, from the coding sequence ATGAAAAAGACCATGCGCGCTTTGGTTTTCGACAATGAGAGGGACGACTGGGAAGGATCCAAAGGGCTGCGTCTGGAAGACGTTCCCCGTCCCGTTTTACAAGAGCGAGAAGATCCCGCCGACGCCGAACAGGTCGTCGTTCGACCCATCTTCGCCGGTTTCTGCGGCTCCGACAGGAGCATCTGGCACCGCCGCGCCTTCGGCGAAAGCATCCTGCATTCCCTCGAAGCCGAGGGAAAGACCAAGCGCGTCATCGGCCACGAGATGCTCGGCGAGATCGTCGACGTCGGCACCCTGGCGGCCCGCAAATACGGTTACCGTCCCCGCGACATCGTCTCCACCGAATCCCACATCATCTGCGGCAAGTGCTTCCATTGCCGCACCGGCGAGACCCACATCTGCTCCGACGACATCATCATCGGCATCAGCCGCGACGGCTGCTTCGCCGAGCAGATCAAGCTCCCCGCCCAGACCCTCTGGCCCACGGACACCCGGCGTATCCGCCCCGAGGTGGGAGCCCTCCAGGAACCTTTCGGCAACGCCGTGCACGTCTCCACCAAGACCGACCTCAACGGCAAATCCGTCGCCGTCTTCGGCTGCGGCACCATCGGCCTCTTCACCATACTGATCGCCCACGCCCTCGGCGCGAGCCGCGTCATCGGCGTCGAGCCGGACAAGACCCACCGCGAGATGGCCCTCACGCTCGGCGCCGACGACGTCCTCTCCTTCGAGCCCGCCTCCGGGCCCGACTCCTGGAAGGCGGATCCGGAGGTGGTCGCCGAACTGAAAAGGATGTGTCCCCCCGAGGGCCCCGACGTCTGCATCGAGATGGCCGGCCCCAACGGTTCGGTGAACAACGCCCTCCGCTCCGTCCGGCGGGGCGGCGAAGTGATCCTCTTCGGCCTCAAGGCGGGTGACTTCACCATTCAGCGCCTCGACCGCACCATCATGGACGGCGTGACCATCCACACCGTCATCGGACGGCGCATCTTTCAGACCTGGTACATCACCAAGGGGCTCCTGGAGTCCAAGAACAACCGGATCCAGGAGAGGATCTGGGAGATCATCCTCCGCGAGGGGGACGGAACCGTCGTGGATCTGGCCGGCTTCGAGCCGGACGCCTTCGAGAAGAAGATCGACGGTAACCCGAAAATCTTACTTAAAATCTGA